The region aaataaaaaataaatagaagaatCCAGAAACAAGAACAAAGATTTTCCTTCCAGAACAAGAAAAGAATCAGTAAAACTCACGCCTACCATAAGGACATGACCGTCATTTCGTCCCCACCCCCTCGCTCCTCTCGCTCTCTCTCCTTACCTTGACGGATGCAATTGCGTCAGTACTCTAACACCTGCCTCACAGCCCGATTGTTTTCTCATTTAAAAGCGtttttcaaaaaactaattttttaaatttaaattattattttttaatattattttaatatatcaataattaaaaataaattttaaaaaaataaaaaaatatattattcactGTGAAAAGCTACCAAAAAGCCCCATTCGCGGGTGCAATCTCAATTTCCCCACGCTTCAGTTTGTTTACACGCCACGTACTCAACTCAGCAAATAGGCCCCACTTTCTAAACCCAAACTAGCCCGTCAAAAACCGCCACATTGCCACAAGCGATACTTCACATTTTCCTCTCCTTGTCGCTTGAGCTTTTCCCTCTCCGAATTTTCCTCGAAAAAATCAACTCCTTGTTTGTgattaaatagaaaatgaaagaaaggagAGACTCTCACTTTTTGACGCCAAAATGATGGCTTCTCCTTCGTCTGTCTCTCGTCAACTTTCAGATTCCGATTGAAGCAtataaaccctaaccctaagaATTtcggttttttctttaaaattctcTTCTGAAAACTacttagtcttttcttttaaCCCTAAAACGAACTCtcgttttgattttgatgggcCGTAGTGACTCTGCAACTTCACTCGCTCCGGGGTTCCGATTCCACCCGACCGATGAGGAACTTGTCCGGTACTACCTTAAACGGAAGGTCACTAACAAACCGTTCCGCTTCGACGCCATCTCCGTCACCGATATTTATAAATCTGAGCCGTGGGATCTTCCAGGTTGCAACTTTTTACAACTTTCTCTCTTTAGATCCACGTGTCTAGCTCTTTCACTAATTACataaattctttgatttttgctTAATTGTGAAGCAGTTGATgcctttcttttgtttaatcGTAGATTAGCTAGTGATTTAGCTTGattaggttttgattttgaattaaaatttgacttGGGCTCTTATAATTATTGATAGGCAAGTAATTGGCTTTATTAGCTTGTCTTGACTGGGGTTTATGGATGGTAAAgtgatttaattaagttaaaagTTAAGTTTGGCGATTATTATTTAGTCTTGCAATGGTGGCTTATTAATCAATGATTATTATTGATGTGGGGATTCGGTTTGTGGATTTTGTAGATAAGTCGAAGTTGAAGAGCAGGGATTTAGAATGgtatttttttagcatgttgGATAAGAAGTATGGAAATGGGTCTAAGACGAATCGTGCTACTGAGAAAGGTTACTGGAAGACGACTGGGAAAGATCGGCCTATTCGTCAGAACTCACAAGTTGTGGGGATGAAGAAGACCCTTGTGTACCATCAGGGTCGAGCTCCACGTGGTCAGCGCTCTAATTGGGTAATGCATGAGTACCGCCTTGTTGATGAGGAGCTGGAGAAAGCGGGAATTGCTCAAGTGAGATTGATATCTTAGAAAAGATGTctaagcttttatttttattgtaaatttgttGGGATTTTTTGTGTTGATTGTCTTGTGTTTTTTGTTGGGGAAGGATGCATTTGTGCTTTGCAGGATTTTCCAAAAGAGCGGGACAGGACCAAAGAATGGGGAGCAGTATGGGGCACCGTTTATTGAGGAGGAATGGGATGATGATGAAGTGCCTCTGTTGCCAAGTGAAGAGATGGTGTTGACTGAAGAAGCACCAGTTGGTGATGATGCATACCTGGAAATGAATGAGCTTGGCCAGGTTTGTACTTGTATGGTTACTTGtggtatattattttgaattgtttggtTGGAAATTAAATGGATCTCAGTATAGAAATgcataaatttaagaaaatctaTTAGACCTACTCTATGAATTTGAGGTGCGGATGAAAACATTTACATGCAAAGAAGTTAACAAAAGTATTTGTGGTGAGTTCATAAGCATGGAATGCTATTTAGTTGCTTGTTTAGGTGGTAGTACCGAATCTTTGTATTTGCGGGGAGTTCATAAGCATGGAATGCCATTTGGTTGCTTGTATAAGTGGTAGTACCAAATGTTGCTTATTCTGTACATTGTATAAGCAAAGTTGTCATCATTTTAAACTCCCAAGTAATAtatgttaaaatttcaaaatcatagAATGCATATTTTGTCAGGGCAATAAAAAATCTGGATACAAGTTCTTAATCTAGAAATGCTTGATCTCACATGTGTATATGTCAATTCCTACCTTGATGAGGActatattaaaacttttaacTTGTTTCGGCAGTCCTATTTTCTAATgatagcttcttcttttttctcactTTGCTTAAGTCATTGTAACTTTTTTGTATAAAAGGATTGCCACTTTTACATGACCACAACAGCTTGAAGTCGTTTTTGCCATCTGATAATTTTCAAGGTGTTTTCTTTGAGGCTTGAAGTTCTCTCCAAGCTCCTGAGAAAAAAGGATCTACTTTCCGGTTCTCCTTGTGTTTTTCCCCCCTTTTGATCAGCTATGTATTGATTGCAGTTGCAAACTAATGCACCTAGTCTCTGTAACATGCTCTCTGGGGTCAATATGTCATCAGACTTCTCACGTTATTCCTCTGAAGGGCTAGCTTCCTAATAAGAGTTACCATGCTTTAGCTGTATTTTGGATCGCTAAGCTATGTCATTTTatgttgcatttttttattccttgacTTCTGTGCTTGACAATCTTGGTTATTGCACCTAGGCTTGTCATATATTCATCGGGGACTACTTGTTCTCAGATGTATTGCCATATTCCCCCAAATGGACTCACTTTCTATTTAGAATCTCAGTACCTGGCTGTTAATTTGGATCACAAAGTTGTCCTTGTTTGCTCACCTTTTCTATTATTGGGTTATGGTAAAAAAGATTAAACATATTTGTCCTCCAACTTGTTGATTTGTCTTATTTAGAGTATATGCTCTGTTGGTTATGTGTTTTTTCCACAGTGAAGATCTATAAATCTGTTGTGGGTGTGTTTTCAAGCATTGTCTGTTTTTTCAGCGTTACTTGTGATCCATGCTCCTCTGCCCAGCTTTCATGCGTTAATCCATCATGTTTGCATTTCATGATTAAAGGCCTCACCACCAATTAAATTTTTCAccattctgtttctttttttggccAGAATTTCGACACTGGAATTACATCTGAAAATACTGCCCTTCCACAAAACTTCTACTATGGGGAAGCAAGCAACTATGTGGAGCAGCCCAGAGACTTCAGTGAAGATGATCTAAAGCCCATGTTAAGAGGGGCTGAAAATCGACATGGTACATCTCTGCCAGCTGAAGAGAACTTGGACTTGCCTGGGCAATATGATACAGATGCAGTAAAAAATGAATACAACAACGTGGAGCCAATGAATAATGTGAATGCTGTTGATGTGAATtatttgtttgatgaatcatACTTGGACGCTCTCAATAATCTTCCACAGAGTGAAGCACTTTTCCTGGAAGCTAATGATCTTTCAAATCCTGTGGAGCCAGAGACTGGCGGAGATTCCTCAGGTTTTGACATGCTGGAAGAGTACCTCAATTTCTTTGATGCTGATGATGAGAATATGTCTTTTGATCCCTCTGATATCTTTGCAAGTGATACTGCTGTTTCCAATCAACAACCTCCTCCGCAAGATGTAAGAATTTACTCAAATCTTCATTGCTTAATTCACTGATTGAACTGCATGCGGCAATTAATTAGTAACTGCATAACAGGATGTCAAGGGTGGAACTGAGGAAGTGTTGAAGGCAATCCAAAAACCATTAGAAACACATGGCAATGTTGGTCCATCCTCATCAAAGCAAAAGCCAGAGGCTATGGAATTTGATTCTGGTAAATTTAGATTCCGGTTTGTTTCATCAATACTCTTTATGGTTTGCTAACCTGTATCCGTTTAGGGATGTTAGATTTGTTTGATAGATCTACATGATTCAGTTGGACTCAATTTCGCCCGCTGGCCACTATTTTTGACATTTCCTTGTTTTTCTGGGCTCATTCTTCTGTATCTCATTTATGGTGCAGATTTCAAATATCCATTCATCAAGCAGGCCAGTCACATGTTGGGGAAAATTCCTGCACCCCCTGCACTTGCTTCCGAGTTCCCTTCCAAGGATGCTGCTCTTCGCATACAGTCAGCATCTTCCAGCTCAATTCATGTTACTGCTGGTATGATAAGAATAGAAAACATGAGCTTAGGTGGCAATGGGACGGAGTGGTCATTTGGCAAGAATGGGAATGTTGATGTCATCCTTTCTTTTGGTTTGCCACAACAAGAAGGTGGTCCTGCCAGTTGGGTGCCGATGACTAGCTTATTCTCAGGCAAGGCAGAGTCTGTGGTGTCACGGGGTTGGctcttcttgatgttcttttGGGTCCTAATTCTCTCTGTAAGTTATAAAATTGGGACCTGTATCTGTGCCAAGTAAACCTAAGGTGAATGAAGTTGCCTAAGAGGTGCCCAAATCCTGTTTTTTGGTTGAGTATTTTAGGGATTTGTTGTTAGTTAATTCCATATAGATCTATTAGGACAGCTTGACATCAAGATAAACCATTACTTTATGATTGTTATTCATGCTTGACTTCATTTCACTGTAATCATATGAAATTGCTCACAATGCCTacttactgttttttttttttttgaactgcACATCTTGGTTATTTGTTCTGAATTTCACTGGCTTTTATGCATGGGCTGCATTAATCGTTGTTTGGTGATTTACCGTCCAAGTCCTATTTCTAAATCAAGATGATGGCCTATGGTGCATTgcggtttaattgaattttttttttaatgtttttagattattttaatgtgttattatttaaaataaaattaataaaagatcgttttgatgtatttaaaataatctCAAGCACACTTCTCAACACCTTTAGAATTGGATGATTGTTTTCCATCCTTTACGTTGATTACGAGCTGTAGTTCTCTGTAGTTAGTgtgagtttgtttattttaaaaaaaaaaacattaaattatttgtttttagtatttttatcagttttaatgtgttatgttaaaaacaaaaaatactttaatgtatttttaattaattcttttttttttgtaaaaacaatCTTCAATatagtaattttgttttttcaattaaacacgtattttttcttatgtttgttcttttcatattttttataccgGAAACTAACCACTGTACAAACGCAATCTTAAAACATAGAATTGTAGAAGCACAAGTATCTATATCAATAAAGGAAATATTAAAGTACATCTTGCAATGACCATCTGATCTTCAAGACCCAACAACAGCAATGATTTGTAAACTAAAAGTTACCAACTGGACATACTGCGTAGTATTACCAGCTAAGGCTGTTCCGGATCATTTTGAGTAACGATCTAATTACATCATCTGGTTTCTATTCCACGAGCTCCATTTCAGTAGCTGTAAGAAGACTTCCAGCAAGCAAGAACTGTGAGTGACTTTTATTACATTTCCCCAGGAAGCATCGTGTCTTCTGGTAGATCACAGAATGCAACACCCTGAAAAGAGCAGAATAGTTAGTAATTGATGGGCAGAATCAGCACTAGGAAGCAACGATGTAATTAGTTTGACATCAACCTCTCCTGTGAGGTGGGCCACACATCTCTTCTCAGCTAGCAATTCAGCTTCAGACTGCAAAATGAcggcaaaacataaaaaactggTCCATGTGTGTAAATTCTAGGTGAGCATGCGTGCATCTTAATGTACATTGCTAGAAACAATCAAATCATAGGAAACTATCCTGTTGTCTTCAGAAGTAGAACATCCAAAACTGAGGACACAATCAACAAAATTACTGCAATCATTCTCGCAAATGCTTGCGATGTCTTCACCGGACTCTCAATCTGTACAATGAACGTGTACCTTAGCAATTCTCTTGAGAAGATACTCATCAAATGTAACGTCCTTGACGAGTTCATAGTCACCATCTCCCTGGAAAATGCGAACAATTTTTGTAGCAGCGGTACTCAACATATACATGTATGAAGGAAGGAAATTTCTAAAAGAGAACTTACTTTTGATCTACAAGGCATGCTGAAAACTATATCCTGTGCTATACCATAAGGATTCCCACTGGTATAAACCTGCGTTTTCATGTAAATTATGAGAATGGAGATGCAACTGAAGCAAGTTTAAGCAAATGAGGATGCCAACTTGAATATTTCATTAAGATCTTTGATCATTACATAGAGGTGATGCTACACTCTGCAATGAGGAATAAATTTCATTGCAGGATTGACAGTAAACCTAATTGAATGGCATCCGGAATTCTATTCCTAGTGTTTTCTCTGTGTAAAGTATAAATGACAATCTGTAACTGTATGATGCTTCAGAAATTGCAGCCTGGTTCTTAACTTGCATAAAACGCAAAAGCACAAAAGGGAAAACATATACTCCACATCCAACCCAACATGAACTTACTCCAGAAGAAAACCAATCACCCTCAGGGGTGGGAGTTACTAGGGACTTCATGGCATCAGCAATCGACACAGCAGTTGATGCAGCTGAAGACCGTCCCCATTTCTGAATCAGCACTCCACCTCTCTGCAAACCAAAGTACAAGTATACACCCAATTGGGTTTCCACAATTACCATGCTGGTTCATTGCACATTCCAGTAGTCATGTTTATTCGTTCTGTAAATCTCAGGATGTAACAAGTCTTACCTTCTGGACCTTCTCAGTGAACTCTTCCTCTAACCACTTGTGATCCTTGATAACCTCCTTGACAGGTAAACCATTGATTCTAGCATTTAGAAAGTCTGGAACCTGCAGAAAATCTTAAAGGAATACATTTCGGAATAGACCAGGGGAATTCAACGCAAGCACACTcctttcaacacaaaaaataatagtaacagtaataataaaaagaaaacaaaggtaACCTGAGTGGTTGAGTGATTGCCCCATATGGTCATATTTGACACTTTGTCATAGAAAACACCTGCTTTCAAGGCAAGCTGCAAAAATCATTACCACTTTAGCTTATTGGCTTAAGGGATGTTTTCCGCTGATTATGGAAAAAGGTAATATTCAAGATCAATAGTTACCTGGCATTTTGCCCTATTCTCATCCAACCTTGTTAAAGCATGAAAATTCTTTGCGGGTATGTTTGGAGcatttttcaaacaaattaatgCACTGCACCAAGAAGAAACGAGATGACAATGAGAAGAATCAAAGGGAGCCACATAAGCAGTGAGAGGAATCAAAGGTAACCAAAGCTGGACTGGTGGCATTAATATGTTTACTTACTTGGTGTTACAAGGGTTTCCAACTACTATCACCTTGACATTACGAGATGCAACAGCATTAAGAGCCTTTCCCTATCATGTTTAAAACAAAtgactataaaaaacaaaaagcagcaacaaagacaaaaaaaagattacaagATGTGAATATGAAGAATGTACCTGCTCAGCAAAAATCTGCCCGTTGATATCTAATAAGCCAGCACGTTCCATCCCAGGCCCTCGCGGCTTTGCTCCTATCAGAAGGGCCCATTCTACATCTTCGAACACCTCATAAGGATTTATTCCGATACTCACCTCCCTCAACAATGGATACAAGGAATCCTCAAGTTCCATTGCTACCCCTGCTTGTATAAAGAcaacattttgaaaagcatgGAGAAATCTGAATTGTCATTCCAAGTTACAAGAAGTTCATCATGCATCCAAAGACAATAAAATGTATTCTATATCTGTTCAATTATGACTTTCCAGGATTGCTCCAAAAGTATGCCAGTTTCTTTTATGAGCATTAGATTCAGGGAATTTTAAGTCCTTTTCTTtatgattaatataattatgtgtCTTGGTCTCTACGCATGGAAATCCATCAAGAATTTTGATCTATGTGAAAGATACATGCATATGCTGATTACCTGCTCGCTAGatagaaaaaacatttatatctGATCCTCTAAAAATTTTATGTGAATATATATACTCAAGATAATACCTTCAAGAGCTTGGAATGATCTTTCAGATCCAAGTAGTTTCAACGCAATTGGCTGATCTGGGCCAAAAACCTCACCAGATGCAAGCTGGGATAAGAGGACAAGTCAGTGGTCTATTCAGATACAAGCAAAAATATTAACGTTCATATAGAAAATTTGTTGGGCCTACAGAAATAATTCCTGAAGTTCAAATGCAAACGAATGCTACTGTGGCATTCAACAAGATGAAGGTTAATTATCAGGGCATGATTTAGAGATTTTACAGAAATTAATGATCTATTCACATTTGCCTTGGCATTTGAAACACTTCTACCAGGCATTTAGAGAAAACAAGAGTAACTGCCACAACAGAGCCCGGACATTCTCTTCCAAATCCTAAATCCAATATGTAACGAAACACGATGAACATCCAGGTATGCCCTTCATCAAAGCTAAAACACCTTCCAGTTGGTTTATTTAGATTCCTTATCGTGGCTACTTCTTGAGTTTCTGAACTTTATTATAAGTAGCAGTCCCCTTTCAAATGCAGACCTTTTAGTTTTATGCAACAGCTTTCTATAAATGCTTTCACTAGTTCACTAACAAGTTGAGAGTATTTCTGTACCCAGAGAGGGAAAAATCGGCATCATATGAtcctaaaaaagagagagagagaaagaattaCGGTTGCTTACTTTAAAAAGTAAGTGATTAGATATCATCCCGGCAGCACCTGAAACCgctacattaattaatttcttccaTGATTTTGTCTCCTCTTCCTGTATATATATCAATCCATTCGACATGAACCAAATAAATCCAACAGCAAAGACAACAAAAGAAGGATACatgaaaagacaacaaattgtAAATAACTGACAAATCATAGAAATATTTAGCCACCTTTGTGTTTtattaactcaataaaaaattcaagtcgaCAGATCTATAAAGTTTAGTATGAAAGAAAACCAGCAAATTTTACTAATAACAGacatgaaagaaaggaaactaACATTGTAGCTCGTATTTACAAACAGCAACTGTGCAGTCATGTCTTATAAGAGCTAGTTGCCCCAAAAGACTTAACTTATTCAACACAATAATTAAACATGATCAAAATATGCAGAGCATAATTGCATTAGACATAAGCATGCGCACAAATATTACGAAGGGTAGAAGCATTTACAGCTTTGAGATCATATGTTTGGCAGAAAACACCAAAGCATTCAGACTTGTTTTTGGCTTCTTCAGTCTGAACTGCAACTGGGGATGGAGCTTGACTGctcaaagaagaaagaaacacagTAAAAGGAAGTCAACTAATTATGCGCGCatcaagaaagaagagagaaagagagaggagctTAATTACTTGACAGAGCAAGTGATCTTGAAGTTTTGGGCTCGAGGGTTTGGTCTCGGCGAGCGACTAAAGTGAACAGAGAGACGGGTTGATGAGAGAGAAAGCTGTGGAGAGTGTAAGCGACTGCTTGTCTTTGTATATGTGGAGGTAACAGGGGGTGTGGTTAGGTCTGCCACAGACATGGTAGCAGGGAAGAAAATAAGCTTAGAAAAAAACTAgatagagaaaaagagagagtgaaGAAGGGTTTTAAGAGAGAACTCAGAGCAATGGTGGAGAAAGACAGAGGGTGAAGGGGTTTAAATTAGAGGCTGTGGTTTggagggagaagaagaagaaggaaacaagaaaaaagcaCGAAAGAAAGGAGAGAAGGGGGTGGTGATTAGTATTTGAAGAGAAGAGAGGGTAGTATAAGGCCATGCATATGACACCTGGCTACAAAATGCAATCCATGAAATCTATCTACTTCTTGATAATAATCGAAGACTTTAGGCAGAGTACCCATTGGGGATGTCTGCTGCTACTTGGATTCTACCATGTGAGAGAATAGTCAAGCTCACCAACATTGGTTggcttcaattttattctcatttttttttatataccgAGCATATATTGATGATAATGAGGTAAAAAAGGTCATTGTTAATAGAAATCAACTTGGGAATGGATGCCAATATGTCATGTAGCTTGGTAAAGTTTAGGGTATTGAATGTTCCTCACATGGTAAAGTTTTAAGTACACTgtaaattttctttcttggatCATTTTATTGGATTCCTTAAATaagcatataaaaacaaattcatttacAGTGGATGgtttttatagtgatttttgtctaaaaaaaatagtaaattgatttgtttaactaaatatattaaaatattatttttttaaaataatatattatttattaaatcaagGGATgatgttcaaaaaattaaagtagTCTCGAAACAAAGTTTCGGGGTTGATAATTAGTTAATCAATTAGCCTTAACAATGTTATTTATTCTCTCTAGTTACAGTTATTGATAACTTATATTTAGTGCTCGATAGGTTAAGGTAATTTATACCTgcaaaaaatttcttttgatgaaTGTGGTAACTCTCGGATGCTGAAGTAAATATCCTttgataaaatacaataatattataaagataTATTCTCAAATATGTATGAAGTAAATAATGGAGTATTATAACTtatgattattatcttttttgtaAAGAGAAAACACTATAATGTAATTTTagctttatgatattttttagttatattataAGTTGTATTCTACTTATTTTACTTAACTAAAAGATAGAGAGATGACAGGTCATGAAAAACTTTAATACATATAATAGTGTTGATTAAGCATGGACTTATTTAATTAAGCTTGTGGTTGAGGAAAATTCTTATaagattttatgtaaaaatctaTAGAATTAATAACATTAGATTTATGTATTATGTTTAAATCCATTAGTGTAGTGCATCCGTTATACCCAGGGTGcgatgaaaaaaatcattggtaaATCATCGAGCTCAACACCCTTAGATAATGCACGACAGGCCCACCATATTAGCTTGGTAGTGCATCAAGCCAAGCTGTTTACGTATGGCACGCGTTGTCAGACCCATCAActtttgggtttgggtttgacTAGACCTAACAACAACTGGATTTGTTGAATACCAGACTCAATACACTTTTATAAAGatgtatttgataataataCGTGTTATGaacacactaaaaaatatagaaaaattataataatatatttctctatatctaatatttttttgaaaaaatatatgataaaatctTGTTTcagtgtctttttttaaaacatgggtAACGTGGACACTAATTTGGATATGATTATCCAATTTATAACATAAAGGTTAtagtcattattattttatttaagacaTATTATACTACCCAGTGTATTGAGAATTCAATGAGAAAAATCTTGAGAGGTACATTTTAACtagttaaaatttagatttgttttttagatgttattagtttttatataattattaatttcaaaacttataaaattagtcAAGATATACGCATATTAATTCAgatatttatgttaataaaaaaaatccaacgaGAAATTTCCAAAACACGGTGAATAGTGTAACGATCATTCATGCTTCAATTTTTAATCCATTTAAAGATTTTTGCCAATCTGTAATTTTCTTCTGGTCGAAGGGATGTTTTGTTGCCAGGGGCATTGGCAGGTTGGACTTTGGAGGACGAGGGACCAGGAGCCTGCTGCTCGTGGCTGATTGTTAATTTGCTGGACCACCTTTCCACTCAACATGGACCGGGACAGGCCCATCTTATTGGGCTTGCTCAATTCATAGATCCAAAAGTAAGATGAAATCATTATTGGGACGGCTCCTCCTATCTCCGAGGAAGTACGGGGTGTTCTACTCGATATGACGAGtttatgtattttcaaactaattttaaaCTGCCAACacaattttatgattttgtctGTTTTCCTCtccttgaaaaaacaaagaagggaAGGTTGTGTTGGGATTGATGATTGTTTGGCCTTTGGATTCTATCAAGGCCAGACAAATACAACTACAGAACTAATACAGAAGATCCAAGAATCTTAGATGGTAAAATAAAAGACTCTTTCAAGAACATTTCAAAGAACTtgcttaattttatgaaaagggaaaaaaatgaagaagaaaacagtTGTTGATGAAGAAAAGCAGAGAGTGATTCTCTGTTTAACAGAGTCACTCTCtgcttttcttcatcttcatctctctattttttttctgtataaATCTTTCTATCTTTACAGTATTTACATTGTGTCGTAAAAGTGATTAGTAATATGTGctgttataatgtttttatttaaataaaacttaaaatagctttgttttgcaggttttaatttttttattccaaaaaaattttaaagtacttttcagAATTTTACTTTTtgccttttgaaaaaaaaaaaaaccctcaaaagCCAAAGATTCTCAAACTTAGACACTCCAAATAGATAGAAACCCCATCAATTATCATTACCGGTGGAAAAACACATATATTTGACGTTCTTGATCTCCACTTATCCTTATTTGAATCCAGCTCATGCCTTAATTTTGATACAAGTTACTTTTTCGATGCTAAATATCAGTGTCTCTCACCTTAATTATTTATTCGATTCTGACACAGATAGGAGTGCATCTTCACCTTCCATATCAATttgaaaactgaaaaaagaGAATCTTGTTCCTGAAAAAATGTAAAATGTGGAGCGGATTGAGCTTAATTAGCCTCTGCTATCATCATAAAAAGGCTTATCAAGTTATGATCTTAAGACACCAAAAGCAAGCCAACACTTTCTTTCTCGAGTTAAAGAGACAATAAAAATGGCTGTTCCCCTAAAACCCCATAATGATGGAATTGAACCCCAATTTCATACGGGTTTGATTATGATAGATGGCAAACCTTGTTCAAGTCATGATGGGTTCATGTTTAAACAGCCAGAGCTCAAGTCTCTTGTCGAGCGCTGGAAGGAGCAGAAATCAGGAGCTCATCCGTGGACAAACTCCAGCGGTGAGTCCATGTTGTCAAGCAAGGTTAAAGAGTCAGAGCCCGAGAATCTTGACTTGAATATAGCTATTGAGGTGCCGAGTTCAGGAGTCCATCTGTGGACAAACTCCAGCGAGTCCCTATCCTGCTATCTTACAGGTGGTCTTGCAGTTGATCCATGCTCAGGCGTTTTGAACCCCCAGCCTCTTAAACCAAAGCAACTTGAAATTGGGTTGAGATTCGAGTACAGTGGTCCTTCTGCAACAGTTAAGCCATTTTTGCCTGAAACGGCACCGAAACAAGACTTGAAGAGCAAGCAGAGGTCTCGAGAACCAGAATGGAACAGCTCCAGCTCCAATTCCAACAGTTCGTCAACCTGTTCTATTCAGTAAAttaataaaagtgaagaaatggATGCTATTTACTTTCTCGTTCAGATGACCTTTCATATCAACTtggaaagagaaggaaagattcCATGTTGCGTAGTACTTTATAGTATCCTAAGAAGTGGAAAAGGCTTTAGCTAATGTTATTGTTACTTTGTTAGGATCTTATGTCTCTATAGGGCACTTGTAC is a window of Populus nigra chromosome 10, ddPopNigr1.1, whole genome shotgun sequence DNA encoding:
- the LOC133706031 gene encoding NAC domain-containing protein 78-like; the encoded protein is MGRSDSATSLAPGFRFHPTDEELVRYYLKRKVTNKPFRFDAISVTDIYKSEPWDLPDKSKLKSRDLEWYFFSMLDKKYGNGSKTNRATEKGYWKTTGKDRPIRQNSQVVGMKKTLVYHQGRAPRGQRSNWVMHEYRLVDEELEKAGIAQDAFVLCRIFQKSGTGPKNGEQYGAPFIEEEWDDDEVPLLPSEEMVLTEEAPVGDDAYLEMNELGQNFDTGITSENTALPQNFYYGEASNYVEQPRDFSEDDLKPMLRGAENRHGTSLPAEENLDLPGQYDTDAVKNEYNNVEPMNNVNAVDVNYLFDESYLDALNNLPQSEALFLEANDLSNPVEPETGGDSSGFDMLEEYLNFFDADDENMSFDPSDIFASDTAVSNQQPPPQDDVKGGTEEVLKAIQKPLETHGNVGPSSSKQKPEAMEFDSDFKYPFIKQASHMLGKIPAPPALASEFPSKDAALRIQSASSSSIHVTAGMIRIENMSLGGNGTEWSFGKNGNVDVILSFGLPQQEGGPASWVPMTSLFSGKAESVVSRGWLFLMFFWVLILSVSYKIGTCICAK
- the LOC133706032 gene encoding malate dehydrogenase [NADP], chloroplastic, which codes for MSVADLTTPPVTSTYTKTSSRLHSPQLSLSSTRLSVHFSRSPRPNPRAQNFKITCSVNQAPSPVAVQTEEAKNKSECFGVFCQTYDLKAEEETKSWKKLINVAVSGAAGMISNHLLFKLASGEVFGPDQPIALKLLGSERSFQALEGVAMELEDSLYPLLREVSIGINPYEVFEDVEWALLIGAKPRGPGMERAGLLDINGQIFAEQGKALNAVASRNVKVIVVGNPCNTNALICLKNAPNIPAKNFHALTRLDENRAKCQLALKAGVFYDKVSNMTIWGNHSTTQVPDFLNARINGLPVKEVIKDHKWLEEEFTEKVQKRGGVLIQKWGRSSAASTAVSIADAMKSLVTPTPEGDWFSSGVYTSGNPYGIAQDIVFSMPCRSKGDGDYELVKDVTFDEYLLKRIAKSEAELLAEKRCVAHLTGEGVAFCDLPEDTMLPGEM